GCCTTTTCTTTTTGCAACATTTTATCGTAGGTTGCAGTGATCTGAGAACCCTCACAAACGACTCAGCTAATTAACTATCCAAAGAATGGCCGAGTGGGTGGAAAGAGTGGCCATGGGAAATTTGTTTGTCTGCTCTGCTTTTAAAGCAGCGATTCTTAACCTGTGGGCAGCGACCCCATAGGGGTCAcaatcagatatcctgcatatcagatatttacatttcaattcataacagcagcaaaattacagttatgaagaagcaacaaaataattgtatggtgGGGGAGTCACTACAAGacgagaaactgtattaatgcaTCACAGCTtaagaaggttaagaaccactgtctTAATGGCCTATTCAGTGCCAGATGGTGTATGTCTTCAATACTCTCTCCAGAACAATTTTGAGAAATGTattgatatttgtgtgtgtgcacaaacgcGCCtgccatgtatgtgcaggtgcccatggaggccagaagagggcgccagatccccaGGAGCAGGAGTAAAGGTGTCGGCGAGCTGAACTGCAGCCCTTTCTAaaaggagcaagtgctcttaactgccgagccatctctctggcccctaatttttttttaaataaataaataaaactcccaATAAGAACAAAGTTACAACCTTGAAAATGTCAGGATGCCTTCACCAACCGTATTGTAGCGAGATTCCCTAATACCAAGTCCCCAAATGCCTCCAAACTTCTCTTCCCAGAGAGGTGATCTCTGGAGAAGGTGACAGAGACTCCATGTTGTGTCGTGTGTGGGAGGCGGAGTTTAAAACTTTCCACCTTGTCTCTAAAGGCATCCTGGGCAAGCAGCAACAAAAAGGTTGAAAGTCGTACCTCGTCAGAGTTGCCTAGCCCAGCCAGAGGAGGACGTAGGAACTCTTACCAGTAATTGTTGTAAAGGGTTCAGTAGGCTTTAAGACCCGTGAATCTTTTAAAAGCACAATCAAAGACACCTGCAAAGAGATTCCACAGCTTCCTCTTTGAGGCCTCAGAACCTGTGTGAGGAGAGGTCACGTGGGCAAGGGTGGGTGTAGGGCGCAGCACTTAGAACCATGAGCCCCTATTCGCTTGCGTGCATCAGTCTTCCAAGCTGACCTTGTAAAGGGCTGCTATTTCCCTCCACCTGATCCTCTTCCTCACTTAAAAAAttatcaccattatcatcatcattttgcATTTAGGGGGGGTTGcacccatgtgtgtctgtgcaccacctgcAGGCAGTTCctctggaggccaaaagagggcgtcTCCTTCTTTATAAGTAGAAAGCAGAAGCTGCTTGTGCCTTTTATGTAGATGATTCTGGTAGTTTGAGCCATGATCTCAAAATTCAGTCTCTATTCAAGAATTtggattctttttaaaagatttagttTTAGGTGTgtctgttgtgttgtgtgtgtgtgagggcaagTGCCTGAGAAAGTCAGAAGAAGGCGTCAGacctctcctggagctggagttccaggcagttgtgagctgctggaaatgggtgctgggaacagaacgtTCATGTTCTGCAAGAACAATATAtacacttttttttgagacagggtctctctatatggccctggctctcctagaactcactctgtagactcacagagatttgagtgcctctgcctccagggtgctgggattaaaggcatgcaccactgtgcccgGTTATAATACAAACTtctgttaagccatctctctggccacaagaatatagatttttttttttttgatttttcgagacagggtttctctgtggttttggagcctgtcctggaactagctcttgtagaccaggctggtctcgaaaagaatatagattttaaaagatgGATGCAGATCATATTTAGTAGCCTACACTGTGTACATGTAAAAGATCTCTATGCTTGACTCATTTGGCATATATGAGCTTGTGGCCCAGTTTCCTTtatactaaaaacaaataaacacagctCAGCTTTGGTTACTAAAGTATTAATGTCATTCTTTCAGAcaatgtaggtgtgtgtgtatgtgtgtgtctgtgtatgtgtgtatgtcggtgtgtatgtgtctgcgcatgtgtgtatgtaggggtgtgtatgtgtgtgtgtatgtgtgtgtgtttaaaggtcTGTAAATTCCAAGCCAAAACTGTTACATTTTGAACTCAGCCGACCGGCTCAGCCTCTGTGTACTAATGATACCGGTATTGCCCTTTCCTGTCACATGGGGTCAGCCAGTTGGACAGCTCTCCAGAAAACGCGTTCTCCTATTGGCTAGCAGGTAAATTCCGGGGATAGACAGGATTAAGGGCTTCAAAGAGGATTCCCCCAGCCCTCCCTCAAAGGAGGGTCAAATACTGTGCTCTAATTCCGGAATAAAATAAGCCTCTGGGAAGGAGACCGTGCCTGTTTACATAGTGGTGTGGCCCCTCCCAAAGCGGTGGCCAACTGTCCATCCCCGCCCCCCCCATCCAGGGACGGGAGGGAGAAGTCTTTCCTTGAGGCAAGTGTTCAGGGGATCCAACCCCGACCGCCACATCGAGTTGTTGAAACAACCTTCTTTGGTTTCCTAAATGGAGTCACAACACCAAATCTGCCCTCGCTGCCATTCCCGGTGTCTAACGGGCAATCTCCGCCAAGAAGTGCAATAGTGTACCCTAGAGAAAGCACTTTGCATGGGCCGCTATCAGCACGCTCTCCCAAAGCATAGGCCCCAAAGGGTTAAGGTAATAAAACCTACTTATCTATCTTATTGCAGTTTGCTTCTTGTCTAGGGACAAAACACCCCCTTTGCTACCCTTCATGCAACCCTACACCTTTCCCAAATTGCCCTGTCTTATGCACTGTGGGAGCCAACTACTAGGGTGAGGGCACCAAACTTGGGACACACGTGTTAACCCATCAAGCTCAAAGGGATCCGGGGACACTGTGGACCGATTTCTATTAATAGGAGATAAAGCTCCTGCGGAAGGTAATGCCCTGACAGCCCCGTGCAGTTAACTCCTCTTGGGCCAGtaagttagaaaaacaaaacatgtcttGCCCAGGCAGAAGGTGCCCTTGAAAGGATCGTGTTCAGACGCGCACACAGCGGGGGTTCACTACCTCTCTTAAACAGGCCAGCCTTCACGCCCATACTCTGGAAGGAGAAGGGGCAGCGGGCGGCCGTTGGGTGTCAGTCAGCTCAGCTTTGCCACACATAAGGCGAGTGCCACAGCCACCAGCAGCACGGCACTGAAAACAGTGGCGGCCAGGGCCTTGCTGGGGTCGCAGGGTCCCGCGCGTTCCTGTACCGAAATGCCACCAACCGAGGACGCACCAGCACTGGCACCGGACAGGAGGAGTTCAGCGCCCGCCGCCTGCCGCGCCTGCACAGTCCAGCGGGGTACGTTGACTTTCATTTCCATGTCGTCGATCATCTTGCCCACTTGGAGGACTTCGCGCTCCAACTCAGGCAGGTCGGCGACGTCGAAGTCTCCCTCGGCCTCGTGTCGCAGGCTGCGTGCGCTCAGGGCGCGCGCGGCCACTGCAGAGGAGCCGCCAGCCACCCCAGTGCGCACGAGTGGCCGGCGCGGCGCGTGAAGCGGGAAGGCTGCTCCCAGCGTCAGTGAGCGCTGCATGTCGGCCTCGAGCAGGTCCAGGCAGCCCGAAAAGGCCACCCATAGCCGCTCGAACTCCGCGCGCTCCTCGGTCGCCAAGCCCCGGTCACGCAGCGCGACGGTCAACCGGGCGCCTGTTGCCACGGCCAGCTCGCGCGCCTTCTGGCGGGTCTTCTGCAGCTCCTCGCGCAGGTCCTGTGTGTCCGCGGAGCCCCCCACAGTCAGCACCAAGTGATGATAGCACGCTGTGGTCTTATTAAGCGCGTCCAGTAGCGCCTTGCACTCCTCTCTGGCCATGGCGCTGCCCTCGGGCGGCGGTGCCCCACTGGCACTCTTCAGCTTCGCTGATCGCCTCCAGCCCTGATGCAAGCCTTGGGCTGGGCGGACCGAATACTCCTCATGGCCTCGCCGCCGTTCTAATTGGAGGTCTCCGGGGATCCTCGACGTGCGCCTCCGACGTCCCCGCGTGCAGAGGGAGTCCAGTTAGCTGCCTACCATCCTCTCTTCCATTGTTCCCAGATGCGCTCCGGGTCACTCGCAGTGTCTCTGCACGACTTTCTCCTTCACGGGGGCTACCTGAGAAGCCCAGGGTGCAGACCCCATCCTTGGTCGACTCCACGTCTCCAGGCTGAGCGGTACGCCTTAGCTCCGGCCAAGGACAGCGATCCAATTTCGTAGGACACGCCTCCTGCCGCGGGTCTGGGCCAGGagctccctcccccctcccgccgccaccaccacagGTAGGCGGAGCCCTGACAGGGGAGGTCAAGTGTggctttccctcctctccctcccgtGTATTCCATTACAGTACTGGAACCTTAGCGCCCGGCAAATTCAACTTTTTCCTGTTACGCAGACGAAGAAGACTGAGGCTCGGTAGAAAGTAGCTTATGCGGAGCCCATGATAGTGAGGAGACAGGACCGAGGGATACTGACCCCTAGAACCTGTAGGCAACAGAATACTGTGGCTCAGAGGACTGAACACCTCCGTTTTGTGCCACCGGCAACACAGGGCGGTCGGACGGGCAGGATGGTTACCTAGGTGGGGCTCTTCTCCTTCGCGGTCCAGCCCGAGTTCAGGGACCCAGCTAGGACCCCACCCCTAGTGTCAGATCTTCCCTAGGTCCCGCCCTCTCACATTCTGGGCACGCGCACTCCCTGACTCTGGGCGGGGCTAGTCCGAGTAGGAAGCGCGGTGTCGCCTGAGCCCCACCCCCGACTGAACTGGACTTAATGATTGCTCTGTTTACATGTCAGTCTCAGTGAAAATGACCTCTTATTGGACAGACTGGGGTGAGGCTCCGCCCAACGGAGGAGTAAAGGGGTGGGCTGAAGAGTGGCGCTGCCGCACCCGGGTGGTGGGCACTGAGGTCCCAGCCCAGAGCCTGGGAGGTGCTGTCGTAGCTCAGAGGTGAAACTATGTAGCCTCTTAAGTAAGTGTCCTCGGAGGGTGTCCTCCAGCGCCTCTCTACTCTAGGGGGGGCGCGGAGGTCGGGTGGGGACCGGGAGCGGAAGGGGGAGGGGCTCCCTGCTCTGAGCCGGAGCCCGGGGCAGGGCTGATGGGCCCCCGGGCCCGGACCCGTTGCTGGCTGAGCCTCCCAGCCCCTCTGGTTCCTCTGCTGTCCGCAGCGGGGCGCGCCTTGCCCACGGTGCCCACCGAGTCGAGAGGGAAGGCGAGGCGGCGCGGAGAATGCGTCTTCTGTTCTCGGGGCTCCATGGCAGGCCCGGGTCCCGGGATCTGAGACTTGGGGCAGTGGATGGGACCGTCGCTCACAGGTCGTGTGACCTGGGAGGTTTTCTGGTGGCCAGCCTGAATACTTGGAGAGGAAGCTGTATATGCAGGTCCCAGTCTAGGCCGGCTGGGATTGTGGTCCCCGCGAGGGATAAAGGAGGAGAGGGTGTCCCTGCCAGCTTTACACGTGGCGACGACCTCTCTCGCCCAGTAGGTAGAGAATACTTTTGGAAAACTCTTCGGTAGTCTGTTCAGTTTCTTGGTTGAAAACGGACTGTCCAGATGCGCGCGCCCCTGTCGGTGCCCCTCCAGCCTtgcctccagctgcaggggactTGGACACTCCCGGTGGGTGGCGGAGGGGGGGCGGTGGTAGCAAGTGACACATCATCATTGAGGAGTGAGGGACTTAGGGTGGGAGGGCTGATGAGACTGGACAGACTCAGTGGCTGGGAATTGCTTCGTTCTGTGGAGTAAGGCTTCTGTTTTTATTCAACGCGGTAGACTTCCCACTGACCGTGGAGCGCAGCAACGCTTATTAGTATTTTGAGGGTCCCCCAGTGCAGGCCATGGTGGTTCGGCAGCCAAGGAGGTTTAATACTTACTGTAACTTAGGGGGGTCGATCCTTTAGCCAACTCAACTGACCGTCTGCATCCAGAACTTGGGTGCTGTGGGACTTGGCCATTCTCTGGGGAGGATGGATGCCAGCACACAGGGGTCATGCATGGGTCTTGATATAGGAATAGGTTTCAGGACTAAatgagtggaaggagggagaacccATCCCTTTGGGAAGCTGTAGGGGGATGGGGAATGATGAGGCTGCAAAAGTGGACAAAAGCCAAACACCAAGTACAGACCATTCagctggctgggggggggggggaggcggggcAGAGATGGGAAGACAGAAGAACACTGCCTTGACCTGGAGGTTGAAGTGGTCACTTGGGTGTGGTTCAGGTGTGTGGGagatctgggaggcagaggtagaggatGGCCTTGAAGCTGGGTGATTATGTGTTCCCAAGTTAGACCTTGGGTGAGCTCTCACCTGAAGTCACCCTGCAGGCAGCATTTTTAGGAGAGAAGCAGCCCCGTTTCTACATAGGGCCTGGGGTCCAGCTCATGGGCCTTGGCCTCCCTCCGCTGAGTGCCAACCCGACTGTGCTGTGCTCACCTCAGGCTGCTGCAggctttttcttattgatttgtcTGTGTGCTTGTCAGTGATTTTGTGCTGTTAGGACGCTCCCTGATTGTTAGCTGGTGACATTAGGCTGGTAACTTCTTTCTCTCCACATAATTATAGACAATAGGCTTAGAGAGGAATCCGGACGAAATGTGTCTTTGGGAGATGCTAAGAAACCTCCTTCAGAGTGCCTGCCCACATGCTGGAAATCCTGGCAAGtaatggggtgggagggtgggaatCTGGGTAGTGACTGTAGCCCGCCAAACTTAACTGtcccccctttcctccccagtacCATCATCCCACTGCCACTGTTGTCTGACCAGCTttgaacattttgtttattttgggctCCTTCCCTTTTTACCTGCGTGGCTGCTGCCTGGGATTAACCCTTCACCCACTGGGGCAAGACAGCTgtcctcttgcttcctctgagccAGAAGGAGTGCTGAGTACTTTAACAAGGGACTATAAAGAAGATCTAGCTGGGGTCTGTAGATCTCACAGGCCCAGAAGGACCCAGGTGACTAGAAAGCACAGAttccacccccctcccccatgcttcCGTTGATATTAAAAATAGATGACTAGAAGGTGTTCCTTTTTCGGCCAGTCCCCCCTTCCACTTTGAATCATATATTACTGGAGAGCATTGCTCATCACTTGGCAAGTGTGCCTGGTTAGGGTCCTCCGAGGACAGAGATAGCCTCAGTGGTAGTACTCGGCCAGGAGTGCATCTCTGGGAGCCACAGACTCCCTGGGCTGGATTCTGGGGAGCAGGGCTGTATCCTGTCACTCCATGGGTCCTGACCACCCAGACTTACCTGGGTTGGCAGGACAGCTGAAGACCACAAAACCACACTGAAGTGTGCACACTCCTCCCTGAAACGTTCAGACTAATGTGGACCCCTGTACAGCTGTCTTGTTCATGGGGTAGCTGGCCTCAGATAGCTCACGGTCAGTGGTCTTTGGCATTTCTGACTAATGCTACTGACTTTTCTGTAAATTATCTCCTCATTGGAAGGCTGGCAGGGATGGTCAAGACTCCCACCGTGCTTGGATTCTTAGGACTTTTAGGGACTTATAttacttaatttaaaagaaaaatcttttatcCTGGTTTTCTGTGCTCACAAAGACCCCCAGCCTCCTGAATCATTAGCTTTGCTCCTGTACGTTTGAGGCGTGTCCTCATCCCGGATCCTCTCTATTCCCTGCTAGTGCTGTTCCTCTTGGCCTTATCTCCTAGCCGGGGAGTGACAGTTTTGGTGCTCTGCCAGTGTGGCCATGTCCTTCCCCAGCTTGGTCTCACCATAACGCACATCCTGTTTCTCAAGTGTTTTTTATCCAAAGCATCTTCTGCTGCCACACTCCACCCCCGGGGAACCGACTATCAGAAACCAGAAAGAATTACTGTTCCCCCATGCCTCTGTCCCCTCAAAACCGCAttctctgctgcttctgttgGGGGCTCATAAAAGGATTAGCCAGGCTCTGGCAATAACTGAATTCAATGAAGCAAGCACCTGAACCGTTACCGAACTCTCCCAGGGGGGCTCAAGGAAGGATTATTTGCACCCAGTTTTTATTCTAGGCTCCTCTTAAAAGTCTCCTTTTCAAGGAGCTCCTCGGATCAGACCCCAGTGGGGCCGATAGTCAAATTAGCACTTACTGGGCAAAGAGACTTTGTGTGGGGCCCGTGTGCCTGCTGTCAGGTAGACTTTTCCATCTGCGGAGATGGAGTTTGGTCTTGTCCATTTGTGGTTTATGAAATAATGCTTCCAGGTGTTGTTTTCTCTATCGCTAAACATGTTATTTTAAACATCggttttgtgtgcgtgtgtttgagGAATTAGAGGACAGGAGCTGGCTAGGTCCCTCAGTGGTTAACAGTgttggttgctcttgcagaggacccaggttcagttcccgcacccacaaccatctgctaactccagttccagggagataTGACGccgtcctctgacccccacatatcccaggcatgcacatggttcacagacatacatgtaggcaaaacacccatgtacataaggtaaataataaaaataataatttaaaaaagacaacATGCAGGAGTCATTTCCACGTGAGTgccagggattgaatttaggtcatcagggCTGGCAGCAAACGCCTTTATTCGCTGAGCCGTCTTTCTCACTGGCCgcgttaattttaattttaaaataataattatatgttGAAAGTGTATTTTGGATAGGTTACagtatataaaatgttaaaagcaGTTTCGGCTGTTTCCTTTTTAGTGTGGCTTCTAGACATTTATATTATGCATGTATCAGGcatgggggtgcacacctgtagtcccgAGCACTTAGAGAGCTGACTTACAAAGATCATATGAAGCCCAGAGGTTTGAGGCCATGCGGGTGCAATAAAATCAGAACAAGTACAGCCAGCTGGCAAGGTGGTGTAGTCAGTAAACAAATTTGCCACCATGCCCGAGGACCTGAATTCCACCCCCAGGACCTGCccagagttgccctctgacctccatggacaggCACAGTGTGTCATGTGTCGTGACACCCgtgtgaaaacaaaaaagaaaatgtaataattcaaaacaaaaatacaataaaatctaACTGTGTGGTCTGTgtctgtaattctatttttttttttaatcatgcctCCTTTTGAACTGGCCTAGACCATTGAAACATGAGTAGGGAATGGAAATAGGACAGGCACACATGAGGACTTGGAGTGTGGCAAAGACAGCTTTCCCGACTGGTATGGAAGACGGAGATTATGCCAAAGCGATGCTGGGACAATTGGCTTACCATATGGAAAAATGAAACTAACTGCCGATTTATAGCACATACAGAAATAACATCCAGATGGGCTGGAGATGGAGATGTGAGAAAGTTCCGGGTTTTTCTGAGGCGCAGGGCCTGCTTTTGTGGAGCGGGAGGGACCTGGCCTCAGGTGGCCTTCGTTGTGTAAGCAAGTCAAAATGTATCAGCTTCCATCTGCCCTCCTTGCCTTACCTTAGTCTCGGGATGTTTTTGTCCACCTCACCTGTCTTAAGGGTATGACTGCATCTTATTCCTGTTTGCCTGCTGCGTTCACTAGATCTCTTGGACAACCCCTGCCTTGGTCTCTTCTTGCTTGGGCCGTATGTAAGAGCCCTGCAGGCTGAGGCTCAGAAATCGTCGCTAATCAAGTCAGGCCCCAGGGCGGCTCAGGATGGAAAAGCGTGAAGAAAGCTGGTGATAGAGCATTGCAGACCTACTCTGGTCCCAGAgctagggagactgaggcaggagaatcctgaTTTTGAGATCAG
This genomic window from Chionomys nivalis chromosome 2, mChiNiv1.1, whole genome shotgun sequence contains:
- the Rgs9bp gene encoding regulator of G-protein signaling 9-binding protein; its protein translation is MAREECKALLDALNKTTACYHHLVLTVGGSADTQDLREELQKTRQKARELAVATGARLTVALRDRGLATEERAEFERLWVAFSGCLDLLEADMQRSLTLGAAFPLHAPRRPLVRTGVAGGSSAVAARALSARSLRHEAEGDFDVADLPELEREVLQVGKMIDDMEMKVNVPRWTVQARQAAGAELLLSGASAGASSVGGISVQERAGPCDPSKALAATVFSAVLLVAVALALCVAKLS